In a genomic window of Candidatus Hydrogenedentota bacterium:
- a CDS encoding VrlD yields MLVKRRGGMTEYIPTPKEKREALVRDHFTEVVELLHKRLVRLEQAFDLPEEDAEACASLLARIREEEQRTVLLNRELRSGDVSAVGQ; encoded by the coding sequence ATGCTCGTGAAACGGCGCGGTGGCATGACCGAGTACATCCCGACTCCAAAAGAGAAGCGCGAAGCCTTGGTGCGCGATCACTTCACCGAGGTGGTCGAACTGCTGCATAAACGCCTCGTCCGCCTTGAACAGGCATTCGACCTGCCAGAGGAGGACGCAGAGGCATGCGCTTCATTGCTGGCCCGCATCCGGGAAGAGGAGCAACGCACGGTTCTTCTCAACCGGGAACTGCGGTCAGGTGACGTTTCGGCCGTGGGGCAATAG
- a CDS encoding amidoligase family protein, with protein sequence MDMREIRFGVEIETVKRTREQVARAIHSVVGGTVQYVGQPNCYDPWEVVDLHGRRWKVVADASLSHVPFHLRAEVVTPVLGYEDITQLQEVVRAIHRCGARVSTQCGMHVHIDAAPFDGRRLGNLAKIVYKQEPLILHALGISQERLNRYTRPISDEFIRNVERQRPKTKDELNRIWYGYHNTQPQHYCSTRYHGVNLHNVWYRGTVEFRWFEATLHAGKVRAYITLCLALAAKALNGRAASSHKRAFDPASAKYDFRVFLLRLNLIGEEFKAVRKHLLANMPGDAAFKKGRPQTALETETQPHATAC encoded by the coding sequence ATGGACATGCGCGAGATACGGTTCGGGGTCGAGATTGAGACGGTCAAACGGACACGGGAACAAGTCGCCCGGGCCATCCACTCGGTGGTCGGCGGCACGGTGCAATACGTCGGCCAGCCCAACTGTTACGACCCTTGGGAGGTCGTGGATCTGCACGGGCGGCGGTGGAAGGTAGTCGCCGACGCCTCGCTCAGTCATGTGCCCTTCCACCTGCGCGCCGAGGTCGTGACCCCGGTCCTCGGTTACGAAGACATCACGCAGCTCCAGGAAGTCGTCCGCGCCATCCACCGCTGCGGCGCGCGCGTAAGCACGCAATGCGGCATGCACGTCCACATCGACGCCGCGCCCTTCGATGGACGCCGCCTCGGCAACCTCGCCAAGATCGTGTACAAACAGGAGCCGCTCATCCTGCACGCCTTGGGCATCAGCCAGGAACGCCTCAACCGCTATACACGCCCAATCAGCGACGAGTTCATTCGCAACGTCGAACGCCAGCGGCCCAAGACCAAAGACGAACTCAATCGCATCTGGTACGGCTACCACAACACGCAACCGCAGCATTACTGCTCGACCCGCTACCACGGCGTGAACCTGCACAACGTCTGGTACCGCGGCACGGTCGAGTTCCGCTGGTTCGAGGCCACGCTCCACGCCGGCAAGGTGCGCGCGTACATCACGCTCTGCCTCGCGCTCGCCGCCAAGGCCCTGAACGGACGCGCGGCGTCGAGCCATAAGCGAGCCTTCGATCCGGCGAGCGCCAAGTATGACTTCCGCGTCTTCCTGCTTCGCCTGAATCTCATCGGCGAAGAGTTCAAGGCGGTGCGTAAGCACCTGCTGGCGAACATGCCGGGTGACGCGGCCTTCAAGAAGGGCCGGCCGCAGACCGCACTGGAAACAGAAACCCAACCGCATGCGACCGCATGCTGA
- a CDS encoding DUF5049 domain-containing protein encodes MKMIIRATDKEGRPVPETGQFIEGPDCLALVEQMCAQTPFTAQQTPDEYMEDLLARLPEKPPVRGGNAEQRAADFLSALATHGLVEFVADKVAHAEVSMTLEDPGPVVIPAQVLDDLEAIRRDGRSNMLDWPAVARIAEAMGMDRTAAWVRTHHREYSAGIFRGFAPDEKGIAACADKRD; translated from the coding sequence ATGAAGATGATCATTCGCGCCACGGACAAGGAGGGGCGGCCGGTCCCGGAGACCGGCCAGTTTATCGAGGGGCCGGATTGCCTTGCGCTCGTCGAGCAGATGTGCGCGCAAACGCCCTTCACGGCTCAGCAGACGCCGGACGAGTATATGGAAGATCTGTTGGCCCGGCTCCCGGAGAAGCCGCCCGTGCGCGGCGGTAACGCGGAACAGCGCGCCGCCGATTTCCTGAGCGCCCTGGCCACGCACGGCCTTGTCGAGTTCGTCGCGGACAAGGTGGCCCATGCCGAAGTGAGCATGACGCTCGAAGATCCGGGACCGGTCGTCATCCCAGCGCAGGTGCTCGACGACCTCGAAGCCATCCGCCGCGATGGACGCAGCAACATGCTGGACTGGCCCGCCGTGGCGCGGATCGCCGAGGCTATGGGGATGGACAGGACGGCGGCATGGGTCCGCACGCATCACCGCGAATACTCCGCGGGCATCTTCCGCGGTTTCGCGCCGGACGAGAAAGGCATCGCAGCATGTGCGGACAAGCGGGACTGA
- a CDS encoding glucosamine 6-phosphate synthetase, protein MCGQAGLILGKKRRSDAEIAVLKTLFSGLLMRSEVRGRHASGVAVVDQDGEYRLFKRPMPATQLLAQPGYADALGTVEGSHGRFAGRTTLILGHTRHRTCGDEANNANNHPLRAADWLGTFNGTIYNASRLFRRHRLYRHAEVDSELVLRLADKFADIGTLEVPRFTDALRPARGQLSAVFASLCTPETAYVLHGNRPLVLRAHRGLRVIAYASEGRFLDAVLGDLRGWRDFALPSMTLACFHREDIFHPDFHAVDFVAQERRRSSIEATESTRRVPA, encoded by the coding sequence ATGTGCGGACAAGCGGGACTGATTCTCGGGAAGAAACGGCGGAGCGATGCCGAAATCGCCGTCCTCAAGACACTCTTCTCCGGCCTGTTGATGCGCAGTGAAGTCCGGGGGCGGCACGCCAGCGGCGTGGCGGTGGTCGACCAGGACGGTGAATACCGACTCTTCAAGCGGCCCATGCCGGCGACACAACTTCTGGCCCAGCCGGGCTACGCGGATGCTCTGGGCACTGTCGAAGGCAGCCACGGACGCTTCGCGGGCCGCACCACGCTCATTCTCGGGCACACGCGGCACCGGACGTGCGGCGACGAGGCCAACAACGCCAACAACCATCCCCTGCGCGCCGCCGACTGGCTCGGCACGTTCAACGGCACCATCTACAACGCAAGCAGGCTGTTCCGCCGACACCGGCTCTATCGCCACGCCGAGGTCGACAGCGAATTGGTCCTGCGCCTGGCCGACAAGTTCGCCGACATCGGAACCCTGGAGGTGCCCCGGTTTACCGATGCCCTGCGCCCCGCACGGGGCCAATTGAGCGCCGTCTTTGCCTCCCTGTGTACTCCGGAGACCGCCTACGTTCTCCACGGCAACCGCCCGCTGGTTCTGCGCGCACATCGCGGGCTGCGTGTCATCGCCTATGCCTCTGAGGGCCGCTTCCTGGATGCCGTCCTCGGCGATTTGCGCGGATGGAGAGACTTCGCCCTGCCGTCAATGACCCTCGCTTGTTTCCACCGCGAGGACATCTTCCATCCCGACTTCCACGCG